The Vanessa atalanta chromosome 25, ilVanAtal1.2, whole genome shotgun sequence nucleotide sequence CTTTTACTGCATGTAATATATTTCCAGAATTTAATTCTTGTTCGCCTTCATCATGTGAAACACCATTAAAATTTCGATTTCCCatcctaaaaatatttgtgaaaataatacAGAATAATTTTGTTCAGCAGAAACTCATATTTTTGAcgtatttatacaaatacaaatttgacGTTCACAAAGACAaagccagtatttttttttattaatagttagcTCTAGctctatttaattatgtatttgatatatttagtaaatttatctTGCAAATGTTGTAGTAGTAATCCATATCCGTAAAAGTAccttctttaatatataatattattatttaccgacacatgttgcagaattatATACGGGATAATAAGATTACCactattttttatgtgtatacCGTACTCGTGTAAGACATGTACCGGCAGTTAAAAAAAGGGGcaactacttttttaatttgagttaAATAAAGAAAGGAAAATACACTAACATCCCAATTCTCAAAATAATCGAGATTTGTATGTCATGTGATTCTACTTGGGTTTTTAGATACAATTGCTATACTTATTCCTGTGCGTAGAAAATTATCAAAGGAAATAAgtgttatttaattagataaagTGTACGTGCATGATTGGCAGTACCAGTTATCTTTGTAAGCTTTTTGTATTGATATACAGGTTGTTGCAAAATCATGACTTTTTCGAGTTCTATATTACGCCTTCAatcttatttatactaaaaatatttatggtcaagatgtaaaaataaatcaaaagatCGTTTATCATTAGGCTTATAAAGAAaggaaagaaataaaatgtatctgaaaataaacatacatagaGAATAAGGATTGCCAAAACGAAAATCAATCAGtaaacaacatattttaatggattattagataaagtttatttaatttttcttgtattataataaaatatccagTAACCGatggtataattataatatcgagATAATACTGAATATAAACACCATGTATAATCCTCATAAATTGGCGATTGTACCGAATTTTTAGTCCagctaaaacaatatataaacgctattttcgtttttaaagcTGTCTTGATACAGCCACACAGGTAGTTCATCGTAGTCAGCATGGGCGCCAAAATTATTTGCTTGGCCTTTGCACTATTCTATACTGGTAAGTTcccaaagataataattaagataaatattttgtttgtcatCAAATTcataactgaaaaaaaagaaagtatgaaaatacaataattaaaaaaggcatAATTCTTTTGAAACATACAGATACCTTTTTGGTGccatttgttacatttttttaaagtaaatgttaGTAATGTTAATTACATGTAGATTAGTACATTTTGTTGaataaaggtaaaaatatatattcaaatgtattcTTACAGCATCGGCAGTACCTGAGAGCCGAATCGTCGGTGGTACTCCTACCACTATTGAACAGTTCCCGTACATTTCTGCTTTCATCTACCACTACCCAAAGCCCGATATCTACATCCAAAGATGTGTTGGTTCCATTATTTCCTCATATCATATTCTAACTACAGCTTTTTGTTTTACGTAAGTATgcataatagataaaaaaaaagttttttttttttcttaaaatccgGTTATCTATAAAGTAACTCAtggtattttattaacttttaaaagtcGTAAGATTTTCAAAATGTTTGAATTCGGCAAACcactcaatattaaaaaaagttcaagatttttttattgtttaacggCATAGCTAATCATGTAAGACATTACATCTCAAACCAatacatgaatttaaaataaaagcaatctaTCAAAATTGTACAGATATTATCACTTTTATCTTACATCAGAGCCGATAAGGCAATTAtgcaatttacaaaacaaacccTAAAAGTAATTCACCgattaatgtatgtgataatTGCGACTGTGCATTGATAATTAATTGATCGATGTCATCTTAACATTtatgatttctttattttaaaagttaataagtaATGTTAGTGTTATTTGGTATTTATGAATATCCGGCTTGAAGGACCAATATTATTTTCACAGAGGCGCTGAACTTAAAAACATGCGCATACGCGCCGGTTCCACGAATAGCATGGAAGGTGGTGTTTTAGTAGACATTCACGATGTGATCAAGCACCCCGATTATGTCGAGACTCCACGAGCCCGTGACATCGCTGTTGCGAGATTAATAGAACCACTGAGGATGAGCGATACCATTAACATGTTGTTCATACCACCCGCGGGAACATACATTCCAGATCACCTATCAACTAAAATCGTCAGCTGGGGATTTGAAACTGTAAGTTGGTCTTTTCATAAATACATACTCCTTACTTTTATATAGCTTTCGATttagaagaaattattttaagatattttaggaGGACCCTTCGTCTCAACTGCAAACGCTTAAGACCATTTCACTCAACAAACTACCCTTAGCGGACTGTCAGAAGATTTTTGAGAATGAAGACGTTTCCATCACTGAtggtgaatataaaaataattagtcctttattaaatatttcttaatatgcttttttttttaattaaagtttgtgTAAAACTAAGAGGCTTCCAATTGATGatgtaatattcattaattattttctttttagctGTGATCTGCGCAAGTGCTCCAGGCAAGGGCATCTGCGGCGGCGACTCTGGCGCACCAATGGTGTACAACTCCGTGTTGCTGGGACTCTCCTCCG carries:
- the LOC125073687 gene encoding trypsin delta-like translates to MGAKIICLAFALFYTASAVPESRIVGGTPTTIEQFPYISAFIYHYPKPDIYIQRCVGSIISSYHILTTAFCFTGAELKNMRIRAGSTNSMEGGVLVDIHDVIKHPDYVETPRARDIAVARLIEPLRMSDTINMLFIPPAGTYIPDHLSTKIVSWGFETEDPSSQLQTLKTISLNKLPLADCQKIFENEDVSITDAVICASAPGKGICGGDSGAPMVYNSVLLGLSSVYKNCSSDDYPDVFTRIDSYTDWIMEVARAPGTSESPLRFAKIF